Proteins from a single region of Cyanobacterium stanieri LEGE 03274:
- a CDS encoding MogA/MoaB family molybdenum cofactor biosynthesis protein: MVIPHPDKSFIIVNCGIITISDSRTFDDDNSGKLIKNKLLEIGHNITFYQIIKDDYDGIKTLLNSLILKENIDILILTGGTGISLRDNTFEVVDSLLDKNIPGFGEIFRHLSYGEIGSRAMVSRAIAGICKRKIIFALPGSSNAVELAMDKLILPELNHLITQLEIRNN; this comes from the coding sequence ATGGTTATTCCCCATCCAGATAAATCTTTTATTATAGTTAATTGTGGCATAATTACTATTAGTGATTCTCGTACTTTTGATGATGATAATAGTGGAAAATTAATCAAGAATAAGTTACTAGAAATTGGACACAATATCACTTTTTATCAAATAATTAAAGATGATTATGATGGTATAAAAACCTTGTTAAATAGCTTGATATTGAAAGAAAATATAGATATATTGATTTTAACAGGGGGAACAGGAATTAGTTTGAGAGACAATACTTTTGAGGTTGTTGATAGTTTATTAGATAAAAATATACCAGGGTTTGGGGAGATTTTCCGTCATCTTTCCTATGGAGAAATCGGTTCACGTGCCATGGTTTCAAGGGCGATCGCAGGTATTTGTAAAAGGAAAATAATTTTTGCTTTACCCGGTTCTAGTAATGCGGTAGAATTAGCAATGGATAAATTAATTTTGCCTGAATTGAATCATTTAATAACTCAACTAGAAATCCGCAATAATTAA
- the psb28 gene encoding photosystem II reaction center protein Psb28 yields the protein MAQIEFTKGIIEESIPDVKITRSRDGSNGTATFRFEESPILEGGNTQAVTGMYLTDEEGELSTREVKCKFVNGEPVALEAIYVMKSVEEWDRFMRFMERYAEEHGLGFSKS from the coding sequence ATGGCTCAAATAGAATTTACTAAAGGCATTATCGAAGAATCAATCCCTGATGTAAAAATAACTCGCTCCCGTGATGGTAGCAACGGCACGGCAACTTTTCGTTTTGAAGAATCTCCCATTTTAGAGGGTGGCAACACCCAAGCAGTAACAGGTATGTATTTAACCGATGAGGAAGGTGAATTAAGCACAAGAGAGGTAAAATGTAAGTTTGTAAATGGTGAGCCTGTAGCCCTTGAAGCTATATATGTCATGAAGTCTGTGGAGGAATGGGATAGATTCATGCGCTTTATGGAGCGTTATGCTGAAGAACATGGGTTAGGATTTAGTAAGTCTTAA
- a CDS encoding helicase C-terminal domain-containing protein, which yields MLEAQVHSELRNFLRYHSPSDWVHHLTMARLVARGLRLGRSAIIQTGVNNHTYDLSYLTPALLCDETVIIITTPENQQQLITQKIPFLQQKLATNKLVINQYSPQQKNHHSLILLTPQDWLTKTINNQIDNSIHTIIEEAEKLPQFINEYLTISIDIYDWFTLQNYHGNRKPYLQTQLAKLTKSVFNHPTNPYNSYLLDKREKHIIQDIILQLKPRNSVLYHKLLKLSENLSAEKEYINYVEINRQQGQFTIKSSPLNFDDSIKTIWQKKFITLIANYLAPEKEAIDYTNKLGIDKNNYTCLKFSPHAPNAILKLYFPEKFLFPNSPEFQNSVTREISALISSTKINHQPIIIIIEDVPLQAQITSILASQFGSRVKLNQLDFNNNTVLVCGISFWYQYQDKFPPPQLLIMATLPIPSLENPLVAAQVNHYKRQKKDWFRLYLLPDGIKTLQQLTVSVRKNQGVLALLDSRVSFRSYGGRVLEALEPYAKINYLDLNWFN from the coding sequence ATGCTAGAAGCCCAAGTACATTCAGAATTACGCAATTTTTTGCGCTACCATAGCCCTTCTGATTGGGTACATCATCTTACCATGGCAAGACTGGTTGCCCGTGGACTAAGGTTGGGGCGATCGGCTATAATTCAAACAGGAGTAAATAATCATACCTATGATTTAAGTTATCTTACCCCTGCTCTTTTGTGTGATGAAACGGTTATTATTATCACTACCCCTGAAAATCAACAACAATTAATCACCCAAAAAATTCCTTTCTTACAACAAAAATTAGCTACCAATAAGTTAGTTATTAATCAATATTCTCCACAACAAAAAAATCATCATAGTTTAATTTTATTAACCCCCCAAGATTGGTTAACAAAAACTATTAATAATCAAATTGATAACTCTATACATACTATCATTGAAGAAGCGGAAAAGTTGCCTCAATTTATTAATGAATATCTGACTATTTCCATTGATATTTATGACTGGTTTACATTGCAAAATTATCATGGTAACCGTAAGCCTTACCTGCAAACTCAACTGGCAAAATTAACAAAGTCTGTCTTTAATCATCCTACTAATCCATACAATAGTTATTTATTAGATAAAAGAGAGAAACACATTATTCAAGATATTATTCTTCAATTAAAACCGAGAAATTCAGTTTTATATCATAAATTACTGAAGCTAAGTGAAAATTTATCAGCAGAAAAAGAATATATTAATTATGTAGAAATAAATCGTCAGCAAGGACAATTTACTATTAAATCATCTCCCCTAAATTTTGATGATAGTATTAAAACAATTTGGCAAAAAAAATTCATTACCCTCATTGCCAATTATCTTGCCCCAGAAAAAGAAGCCATAGACTATACCAATAAACTAGGTATAGATAAAAATAATTATACCTGTCTCAAATTTTCCCCCCATGCCCCCAATGCGATTCTAAAATTATATTTTCCAGAAAAATTCCTCTTCCCTAATAGCCCGGAGTTTCAAAACTCTGTTACTAGGGAAATCAGCGCCCTTATTTCCAGCACAAAAATAAATCATCAACCCATTATCATCATCATTGAAGATGTGCCACTACAAGCCCAAATTACTTCTATTTTAGCTTCCCAGTTTGGTTCAAGGGTAAAACTTAATCAACTAGACTTTAATAATAATACGGTATTAGTATGTGGCATTAGTTTTTGGTATCAATATCAAGATAAATTTCCACCACCCCAATTACTAATTATGGCAACTTTACCGATTCCTTCTTTAGAAAATCCCTTGGTTGCCGCCCAAGTTAATCATTATAAACGTCAAAAAAAAGACTGGTTTCGTTTATATCTTCTGCCTGATGGTATTAAGACTTTGCAACAGTTGACGGTATCTGTGCGCAAAAATCAAGGGGTTTTGGCTTTGTTGGATAGTCGGGTTAGCTTTCGTAGTTATGGGGGTAGGGTATTAGAGGCGCTCGAACCCTATGCCAAAATTAACTATTTAGATTTAAACTGGTTTAATTAG
- a CDS encoding 2Fe-2S iron-sulfur cluster-binding protein, giving the protein MPMVEFQGKKIHCQVGDNLRQVLLKNDAPLYNGKAKYINCMGIGSCGTCAVQILGEVNSPNWKDKARRFLWPHSPEKDLRLACQTKVLGDIKVIKYAGFWGEKTHF; this is encoded by the coding sequence ATGCCCATGGTTGAATTTCAAGGAAAAAAAATTCATTGTCAAGTAGGAGACAATTTACGTCAAGTTTTACTGAAAAATGATGCCCCGTTGTACAATGGCAAGGCTAAATATATTAATTGTATGGGTATTGGTAGTTGCGGTACTTGTGCGGTGCAAATACTCGGTGAGGTAAATTCCCCTAACTGGAAAGATAAGGCTAGACGCTTTTTATGGCCCCATTCCCCTGAGAAGGATTTACGTTTGGCTTGTCAAACTAAGGTTTTGGGTGATATTAAGGTGATTAAGTATGCTGGTTTTTGGGGGGAGAAAACTCATTTTTAG